Proteins encoded within one genomic window of Halocatena marina:
- the hjc gene encoding Holliday junction resolvase Hjc, giving the protein MANRKGERRERELVNLLDERGFAVMRAPASGSATERELPDVLAGNGEIFYAIEAKSSAGDPIYLTGEEVESLVFFAQNFGAKPRIGVRFDREDWYFFHPGDLYVTDGGNYRVKLETALASGTDIAELTGASKKTNLGEYATE; this is encoded by the coding sequence ATGGCGAACCGCAAGGGGGAACGTCGAGAACGCGAACTCGTTAATCTCCTCGACGAGCGTGGATTCGCGGTCATGCGCGCGCCAGCGAGCGGGAGCGCAACAGAGCGCGAGCTGCCGGATGTGCTGGCTGGGAATGGTGAAATATTCTATGCTATCGAGGCAAAATCGAGTGCCGGAGATCCGATCTATCTCACTGGTGAGGAAGTCGAGAGTCTCGTCTTTTTCGCACAAAACTTCGGCGCGAAGCCTCGGATTGGCGTGCGATTTGACCGCGAAGATTGGTACTTCTTCCATCCCGGCGATTTATACGTCACCGACGGTGGGAACTACCGGGTGAAGCTGGAGACAGCGCTTGCGAGCGGTACTGATATTGCCGAACTCACCGGTGCATCGAAAAAGACCAATCTCGGCGAATACGCTACTGAGTGA
- a CDS encoding SWIM zinc finger family protein, whose protein sequence is MTHLAHTPASSPTALAPDVSRLDPRAARAWTEKMAVTAIGDGEYVVFGQGGTIYDVDLTAGQCSCPDHTYRGERCKHIRRVALEITGGRIPAPDYRAVTCMACGERSFVRDEEPAVCESCRFTPGTTVRDQETGDLLVVVEQTGQRADCILIQDSTVAEYPTNTGYPHGDPVVRCVYPFSGSADLPFEERRRYAFPHSRLEREWRPARPAHQTTLTQ, encoded by the coding sequence ATGACGCACCTAGCACACACACCAGCGTCATCGCCAACCGCTCTTGCACCAGATGTGAGTCGACTCGATCCACGTGCCGCGAGAGCATGGACCGAGAAGATGGCTGTCACAGCGATTGGAGATGGAGAATACGTCGTATTTGGTCAAGGCGGGACGATATACGACGTTGACCTTACAGCGGGTCAGTGTAGCTGTCCTGATCACACGTACCGCGGTGAGCGGTGTAAGCACATTCGCAGAGTTGCACTCGAAATAACCGGGGGCAGAATTCCTGCTCCTGACTATCGAGCAGTTACGTGTATGGCCTGTGGCGAGCGCTCGTTTGTTCGCGACGAGGAACCAGCCGTGTGTGAATCGTGTCGATTCACACCGGGCACAACGGTCCGTGACCAGGAAACAGGAGATCTACTCGTCGTAGTCGAACAGACCGGACAGCGAGCCGACTGTATTCTCATTCAGGACAGTACAGTCGCGGAGTATCCGACCAATACCGGCTATCCTCACGGCGATCCTGTCGTCAGATGCGTCTATCCGTTTTCTGGATCGGCGGATCTACCCTTCGAAGAACGGCGCCGATACGCGTTCCCTCATTCACGTCTCGAACGCGAGTGGCGCCCAGCACGGCCTGCACACCAGACGACGCTCACTCAGTAG
- a CDS encoding DUF5781 family protein, which produces MDIRVQGGGPTGPFLSARDVFETEYDLEKEVCVQVRPDPDERTWTAHYDDHHLLNISTAAATSAMARELVLHEYSHMHRNEQEHPSHTQSTTEAICLAFSGRTVEQRTLTHCYQIANHMKDIYADDITLTVTPSNKLVSFLESSLASAIVNRPSTAPNTWRQLTATADPEITAVNAAFALALCERHDLVGEDHQLYDLAHAAAKDAPNVRLDAFKSQFRTLTTDPDETEYRKALVDITRRYALNTTWAAD; this is translated from the coding sequence ATGGACATACGAGTGCAGGGTGGTGGACCGACAGGTCCGTTTTTGAGCGCTCGGGATGTGTTCGAAACGGAGTACGATCTCGAAAAAGAAGTCTGCGTACAGGTCCGACCAGATCCGGACGAGCGAACGTGGACAGCTCACTACGACGATCATCACCTACTGAACATATCGACAGCAGCGGCCACGAGCGCGATGGCCCGAGAGCTGGTGCTTCATGAGTACTCGCATATGCATCGCAACGAGCAGGAACATCCCTCACACACACAATCGACGACAGAAGCGATCTGTCTCGCATTCTCTGGCCGGACTGTTGAGCAGCGGACGCTCACTCACTGCTATCAGATCGCAAACCACATGAAAGATATCTATGCGGATGACATCACGCTCACCGTCACGCCGTCGAATAAGCTCGTCTCTTTTCTCGAATCGAGTCTCGCCAGTGCGATCGTGAATCGCCCGAGTACCGCTCCGAACACGTGGCGACAGCTCACTGCAACCGCTGATCCAGAGATCACCGCCGTTAATGCGGCGTTCGCACTCGCGCTGTGCGAGCGACACGATCTCGTCGGCGAGGATCACCAACTCTATGACCTCGCACACGCAGCAGCGAAGGACGCTCCCAACGTCCGATTGGATGCGTTCAAATCACAGTTTCGGACACTCACTACCGACCCGGACGAAACTGAGTACCGAAAGGCGCTCGTTGACATTACTCGAAGATACGCACTAAACACGACGTGGGCGGCCGATTAA
- the tuf gene encoding translation elongation factor EF-1 subunit alpha, with amino-acid sequence MADKPHQNLAIIGHVDHGKSTLVGRLLFETGSVPEHVIEQYREEAEEKGKGGFEFAYVMDNLAEERERGVTIDIAHQEFDTDDYYFTIVDTPGHRDFVKNMITGASQADNAVLVVAADDGVQPQTQEHVFLSRTLGIGELIIAVNKMDLVDYDEDDYESVKDEVSQLLKQVRFDASNTTFVPTSAFEGDNISDRSDETSWYDGPTLLDALNDLPEVEPPTDAPLRVPIQDVYTISGIGTVPVGRVETGLLETGANVSFQPSDAAGEVKSVEMHHEEVPQAGPGDNVGFNVRGIGKDDIRRGDVCGPAEEPPTVAETFQAQVVVMQHPSVITAGYTPVFHAHTAQVACTIESIDTKLDPASGDVKEENPDFIKSGDAAVVTIRPQKPLSIEPSSEIPELGSFAIRDMGQTIAAGKVLSVDGR; translated from the coding sequence ATGGCAGACAAACCGCACCAAAACCTAGCGATTATCGGACACGTCGATCACGGGAAAAGTACGCTCGTCGGTCGATTGCTGTTCGAGACGGGGAGTGTCCCCGAGCACGTCATCGAGCAGTATCGTGAAGAAGCAGAAGAGAAGGGCAAAGGCGGCTTCGAGTTCGCCTACGTGATGGATAACCTCGCCGAAGAACGCGAGCGCGGTGTAACCATCGACATCGCCCACCAAGAGTTCGACACGGATGATTACTACTTCACGATCGTGGACACGCCGGGTCACCGCGACTTCGTGAAGAACATGATCACCGGCGCGAGCCAAGCCGACAACGCTGTGCTCGTCGTCGCGGCTGATGACGGCGTCCAGCCTCAGACACAAGAGCACGTCTTCCTCTCGCGAACCCTCGGCATCGGCGAACTCATCATCGCCGTCAACAAAATGGACCTCGTCGATTACGACGAAGACGACTACGAGAGCGTCAAAGACGAAGTCTCCCAGCTTCTCAAGCAGGTCCGATTCGACGCCAGCAACACGACGTTCGTCCCAACATCGGCGTTCGAGGGCGACAACATTTCGGACCGCTCGGACGAGACCTCGTGGTACGATGGACCGACGCTGTTGGATGCACTCAACGACCTGCCGGAGGTCGAGCCACCGACCGACGCGCCGCTGCGCGTCCCCATCCAAGACGTCTACACCATCTCGGGCATCGGCACTGTCCCCGTCGGACGCGTCGAAACCGGTCTCCTCGAGACGGGCGCAAACGTCTCCTTCCAGCCAAGTGACGCTGCAGGCGAGGTCAAGTCGGTCGAAATGCACCACGAAGAGGTGCCACAAGCCGGCCCAGGTGACAACGTTGGATTCAACGTCCGCGGCATCGGCAAGGACGACATCCGTCGCGGTGACGTCTGTGGCCCAGCTGAGGAACCACCGACGGTCGCCGAAACCTTCCAAGCACAGGTCGTCGTGATGCAGCACCCGAGCGTCATCACCGCCGGCTACACCCCTGTCTTCCACGCACACACCGCACAGGTCGCGTGTACCATCGAATCGATCGATACCAAACTCGACCCCGCAAGCGGTGATGTCAAAGAAGAAAATCCCGACTTCATCAAAAGCGGCGACGCTGCTGTCGTCACCATCCGTCCGCAGAAACCGCTCTCGATCGAACCATCCTCGGAAATCCCCGAACTCGGGAGCTTCGCCATCCGCGACATGGGTCAGACCATCGCCGCCGGCAAAGTCCTGAGCGTCGACGGGCGGTAA
- a CDS encoding 30S ribosomal protein S7, which produces MSESDAPEPDQPAGSDDVDVDALLFTRWDASDIVYSDPSTERYINTTPVAHTMGRHSSKQFKKSEISIVERLINRLMRTEENTGKKQMTTKIVRNAFEIVNDRTDENPVQVLVEAVENAAPREETVRLKYGGISVPKAVDVAPQRRVDQALKFLAEGTYQGSFKTSTPVEEALAKQLIGAANYDVQAYAVNQKEEKERVAAAAR; this is translated from the coding sequence ATGAGCGAATCAGACGCACCCGAACCGGACCAGCCTGCCGGTAGTGACGATGTCGACGTCGATGCGCTGCTTTTCACGCGGTGGGACGCCTCCGATATCGTCTACTCAGATCCGTCCACCGAACGATACATCAACACGACCCCGGTCGCTCACACGATGGGACGACACTCCTCGAAGCAGTTCAAAAAGAGTGAAATCAGTATCGTTGAGCGGCTCATCAATCGGTTGATGCGAACCGAAGAGAACACCGGGAAGAAGCAGATGACGACGAAGATCGTCCGCAATGCGTTCGAAATCGTCAACGACCGCACTGACGAGAATCCAGTTCAGGTTCTCGTCGAAGCAGTTGAGAACGCTGCCCCACGCGAAGAAACGGTCCGGCTCAAGTACGGTGGAATCTCTGTTCCGAAGGCGGTTGACGTTGCTCCACAGCGCCGTGTTGATCAGGCGCTCAAATTCCTTGCCGAAGGAACGTATCAGGGATCGTTCAAGACATCGACGCCCGTCGAAGAGGCGCTTGCCAAGCAGCTCATCGGCGCAGCGAACTACGATGTCCAGGCCTATGCCGTCAATCAGAAAGAAGAGAAAGAACGCGTCGCGGCAGCAGCACGTTAA
- a CDS encoding amino acid-binding protein, with protein sequence MSDHEVVRAYTVRLELVDEPGELLNALDPIAEHGGNLLSIFHERGNRTPRGRIPVEVDVEATPERFDRIVESLRETGVNVVQAGAERYSEELTVLLIGHLVETDFSDTLSRLETCASASVADVSLTVADDPEDVSSARLRLATHAGEAERTLDTLRDVAAEKDLTVIEPLTAGEGR encoded by the coding sequence ATGAGCGACCATGAAGTGGTACGAGCGTACACTGTGCGCCTCGAACTCGTCGATGAGCCGGGCGAACTCCTGAACGCGCTCGATCCGATCGCCGAGCATGGTGGGAATCTCTTATCGATATTCCACGAGCGTGGAAACCGCACGCCGCGGGGACGGATCCCCGTCGAAGTGGACGTAGAAGCGACGCCTGAGCGCTTCGACCGGATTGTCGAATCACTCCGGGAGACGGGCGTCAACGTCGTTCAAGCTGGCGCTGAGCGGTACAGTGAGGAGCTGACCGTGCTTCTCATCGGTCATCTCGTCGAGACCGATTTCTCGGATACACTCAGTCGGCTGGAGACCTGCGCGAGTGCATCAGTTGCGGATGTCTCACTCACGGTCGCCGACGATCCTGAGGATGTCTCCAGCGCTCGGCTTCGCTTGGCAACACACGCAGGCGAAGCCGAACGGACGCTCGACACTCTCCGAGACGTAGCGGCAGAGAAAGATCTCACAGTCATCGAGCCACTCACGGCGGGTGAGGGCCGATGA
- a CDS encoding homoserine dehydrogenase produces MKLAIMGCGAVGTSVAELAGEYGHTVTAISDSTGAAIDSTGLDIETVLSEKRSSGTVGENDPNSALESEYDVLIEATPTTLNDAEPGYGHVVGALERDRHVVLANKGPVAERYDDLREHETESDGRVLFDAAVGGAIPVLTTIDNLGRDNVTAVRGVLNGTANFILSRMGAEGLDYEHVLAEAQDLGVAETDPTFDVDGTDAALKCVILANVLFDGGYALSDASVDGIQDIPGPALHLAAEDGRTIRLIGEVINEEVRIGPRLVPDNGTLAVSGTQNIVQIETEHAGRLNISGRGAGGPETATAVLADIGRLE; encoded by the coding sequence ATGAAACTCGCAATCATGGGATGTGGTGCGGTCGGGACGTCGGTCGCCGAGCTGGCTGGTGAGTACGGACACACAGTGACAGCGATCTCCGACTCGACCGGCGCAGCAATCGACTCGACGGGACTCGACATCGAAACGGTGCTCTCGGAAAAGCGAAGTTCGGGAACCGTCGGAGAGAACGATCCAAACAGCGCACTCGAATCCGAATACGACGTTCTCATCGAGGCAACGCCGACGACGCTCAACGACGCTGAGCCGGGATATGGCCACGTTGTCGGTGCACTCGAACGCGACCGGCACGTCGTGCTGGCGAACAAGGGACCGGTTGCAGAGCGTTACGACGATCTGCGCGAACACGAGACCGAAAGCGATGGGCGAGTGCTGTTCGACGCCGCCGTCGGAGGAGCGATTCCGGTCCTCACGACCATTGACAACCTCGGTCGAGACAACGTCACTGCCGTCCGCGGCGTCCTGAACGGCACAGCGAACTTCATCCTCTCACGGATGGGTGCCGAGGGACTCGATTACGAACACGTTCTCGCCGAAGCACAGGACCTCGGCGTGGCAGAAACCGATCCGACGTTCGATGTCGATGGAACCGACGCCGCACTAAAATGTGTCATTCTCGCAAACGTGCTCTTTGACGGCGGATACGCTCTGTCCGATGCATCAGTCGATGGCATCCAAGACATTCCCGGGCCGGCGCTCCATCTCGCTGCCGAGGATGGGCGCACGATCCGTCTCATCGGAGAAGTCATCAACGAAGAGGTTCGCATCGGACCACGACTCGTGCCAGACAACGGAACGCTCGCCGTTTCTGGGACACAGAACATCGTCCAGATCGAAACCGAACACGCAGGCCGACTGAACATCAGTGGACGCGGAGCAGGTGGTCCCGAGACAGCAACCGCAGTTCTGGCTGACATCGGACGGTTGGAGTAA
- a CDS encoding NusA-like transcription termination signal-binding factor, with amino-acid sequence MSVEFSDEARRYLALFDRETGVPARDCLIDDEDDRIIFLIPPGEMADAIGPGGRTIRAFESLVDRRVELVEDADTPEDFVANSLAPAAVYNVTISENQDVVAYAEVAHEDRGIAIGSDGRTIRRARRLAKRHFNIDGVELA; translated from the coding sequence ATGTCTGTCGAGTTCTCCGATGAAGCGCGCCGATATCTTGCGCTATTCGACAGGGAGACCGGCGTTCCTGCCCGTGATTGTCTCATCGATGATGAGGACGATCGGATCATCTTTCTCATTCCACCAGGAGAGATGGCTGATGCGATCGGTCCCGGCGGTCGAACCATTCGAGCCTTCGAATCCCTCGTCGATCGTCGGGTCGAACTCGTTGAGGACGCGGATACACCAGAGGATTTCGTTGCGAATTCACTTGCTCCCGCTGCAGTCTACAACGTCACAATAAGTGAAAATCAGGACGTCGTCGCCTACGCCGAAGTTGCACACGAAGACCGAGGGATTGCTATCGGTTCGGATGGGCGAACGATCCGTCGCGCTCGTCGCCTTGCCAAACGACACTTCAATATCGATGGTGTCGAGTTAGCTTGA
- a CDS encoding 30S ribosomal protein S12 has translation MANGKYAARKLKKDRQHHRWSDSKYARRARGLGEKSDPLEGAPQGRGIVLEKVGIEAKQPNSAIRKCVRVQLIKNGKQVTAFCPGDGAISFIDEHDEVTIAGIGGAKGRAMGDISGVNYKVEKVNGVSLIELVRGNAEKPVR, from the coding sequence ATGGCGAACGGCAAGTATGCCGCGCGGAAGTTAAAGAAGGACCGCCAGCACCATCGGTGGTCCGACTCCAAGTACGCGCGACGCGCTCGCGGACTCGGGGAGAAGTCCGATCCGCTAGAAGGCGCTCCTCAGGGTCGTGGTATCGTTCTCGAAAAGGTTGGAATCGAAGCCAAACAGCCGAATTCGGCGATTCGAAAGTGTGTTCGAGTCCAGCTCATCAAAAACGGAAAGCAGGTAACCGCGTTCTGTCCGGGTGACGGCGCGATCTCGTTCATTGACGAACACGACGAGGTCACCATTGCCGGGATCGGTGGTGCAAAGGGACGCGCGATGGGTGACATTTCGGGTGTGAACTACAAAGTCGAGAAGGTGAACGGCGTTAGTCTGATCGAACTCGTCCGCGGGAACGCGGAGAAGCCAGTGCGGTGA
- a CDS encoding 2'-5' RNA ligase family protein produces the protein MSDTAVASDEAEFWERRHELVLSPTTAEDVERRSTESARHLVLLAHITDEAIIRCFESIVADLDEFDCIVPIPVRDLHITVKVFGNVVEEPDGNAEFSQQDEKELATSLRSALGAVPSFPVRFPRFNLFPSVVYAEVTDDGRFSQLNQRVCAIPDVPVWDRDGDGFIPHLTLGEFTQRDGYEQLLQYLEDNHSLDIPPTTISELEFVALDLSNGRFPPYETIETYSLARRSD, from the coding sequence ATGTCTGATACTGCGGTCGCTTCGGACGAAGCTGAGTTTTGGGAGCGACGCCACGAATTGGTTCTTTCTCCGACGACGGCTGAAGACGTAGAACGACGGTCAACTGAATCTGCCCGTCATCTCGTCCTTCTCGCTCACATCACGGACGAGGCAATCATTCGCTGTTTCGAATCTATCGTAGCAGACCTCGACGAGTTCGACTGCATTGTGCCAATACCAGTGAGAGATCTCCACATTACTGTCAAAGTGTTTGGAAATGTTGTGGAAGAACCGGACGGTAACGCTGAATTTTCTCAACAGGATGAAAAAGAACTAGCCACGTCGCTTCGGTCTGCTCTCGGTGCGGTGCCGTCGTTCCCGGTTCGCTTCCCACGATTCAATCTCTTTCCCAGCGTAGTCTACGCTGAGGTGACGGACGACGGTCGCTTCTCGCAATTGAATCAGCGTGTTTGTGCCATCCCCGACGTACCCGTCTGGGACCGTGACGGAGATGGCTTCATACCACATCTAACGCTTGGCGAGTTCACCCAACGAGATGGCTACGAGCAGCTTCTTCAGTATCTCGAAGATAATCACTCGTTGGATATCCCACCTACAACCATCTCGGAGCTCGAATTCGTCGCTTTGGACCTCTCTAACGGGCGGTTCCCACCGTACGAAACGATAGAGACGTATAGCCTCGCACGACGATCCGACTAG
- a CDS encoding elongation factor EF-2, producing the protein MGRRKKIVQECERLMDHPENIRNIAIAAHIDHGKTTLTDNLLAGAGMISEDLAGQQLAMDTEEDEQERGITIDAANVSMTHEWEETNHLINLIDTPGHVDFGGDVTRAMRAVDGALVVVDAVEGTMPQTETVLRQALREGVKPALFINKVDRLINELQEGPQEMQERLQHVIRDVNELIRGMAEEKYEEEGWRVSVEDGTVAFGSALYNWAVSLPSMQETGIDFGDIIEYNRRGEDGIAELKQQSPLSDVVLDMVAEHFPNPLVAQPDRVSTVWRGDDESNIAMTMRDVDEEGEVVFMVTDIAMDPHAGEIATGRLFSGTLERGQDLYVSGTAGTNRIQSVGIFMGGEREEVERVPAGNIASVTGLRDAIAGSTVSSVEMTPFESIEHISEPVITKSVEAQHMDDLPKLIETLRQVSKEDPTIKIEINEDTGEHLISGQGELHLEVITQRIERNQGIPVTTGEPIVVFREYPRRESEVVEGISPNRHNRFYIHVEPLSDDIVELLKMGEATMDMPELERREALMDVGMDKDTAQNIEHIYGTNILIDDTKGIQHLNETMELVIEGIEEALDDGPLAAEPVQGALIRLEDARLHEDAIHRGPAQVIPAVRQAAHNALIRGKISLLEPIQDVRIDIPNEHMGSASGEIQGRRGRVDDMYQEGDLMVVEGVAPVDEMIGFASDIRSATEGRASWNTENAGFQVMADSLQSETIMEIRERKGMKLELPPGVEYF; encoded by the coding sequence ATGGGCCGACGTAAAAAGATCGTACAAGAGTGCGAGCGGCTGATGGATCACCCGGAGAACATCCGGAATATTGCTATTGCCGCCCACATCGATCACGGTAAGACGACGTTGACGGACAACTTGTTGGCTGGAGCGGGGATGATTTCCGAAGACCTCGCGGGCCAGCAGTTGGCGATGGATACAGAAGAGGACGAGCAAGAGCGCGGTATCACCATCGACGCCGCAAATGTCTCGATGACACACGAGTGGGAGGAGACGAACCACCTCATCAACCTCATCGATACACCGGGCCACGTCGACTTCGGTGGCGACGTAACCCGCGCGATGCGTGCCGTTGATGGTGCGCTCGTGGTCGTCGACGCTGTCGAAGGGACGATGCCACAGACCGAAACCGTCCTTCGGCAGGCGCTGCGCGAAGGCGTCAAGCCAGCACTGTTCATCAACAAGGTCGACCGCCTCATCAACGAGCTGCAGGAGGGACCGCAGGAGATGCAAGAGCGCCTCCAGCATGTCATTCGTGATGTGAACGAGCTGATTCGTGGGATGGCAGAAGAGAAGTACGAGGAAGAAGGCTGGCGGGTCAGCGTCGAGGACGGAACCGTCGCCTTCGGATCGGCACTGTACAACTGGGCAGTCTCCCTGCCATCGATGCAAGAGACCGGCATCGACTTCGGTGACATCATCGAGTACAACAGACGTGGTGAGGACGGTATTGCAGAACTCAAACAGCAGTCACCGCTGTCTGACGTCGTGCTCGATATGGTCGCCGAGCACTTCCCTAACCCGCTCGTGGCCCAGCCCGACCGTGTCTCGACCGTCTGGCGAGGTGACGACGAGAGCAACATTGCGATGACGATGCGCGATGTCGACGAGGAAGGCGAAGTCGTGTTCATGGTCACCGACATCGCTATGGACCCCCACGCTGGTGAAATCGCCACTGGACGGCTGTTCTCTGGCACGCTCGAACGCGGTCAGGACCTGTATGTCTCCGGTACCGCCGGGACGAACCGCATCCAGTCAGTCGGGATCTTCATGGGTGGCGAGCGTGAGGAGGTCGAACGCGTTCCCGCAGGTAACATCGCTAGTGTGACTGGTCTACGCGACGCTATCGCCGGATCGACAGTTTCCAGCGTCGAAATGACGCCATTCGAGTCCATCGAACACATCTCCGAGCCGGTCATCACGAAATCTGTCGAGGCACAGCACATGGACGACCTCCCGAAGCTAATCGAGACGCTTCGGCAAGTCTCCAAGGAAGACCCAACGATCAAGATCGAAATCAACGAGGACACAGGCGAGCACCTGATCAGCGGACAGGGCGAGCTCCACCTCGAAGTCATCACCCAGCGTATCGAGCGCAATCAGGGCATTCCGGTCACGACTGGTGAACCGATCGTTGTCTTCCGCGAGTATCCACGGCGGGAAAGCGAGGTTGTCGAAGGCATCTCACCGAATCGGCACAACCGATTCTACATCCACGTCGAGCCGCTTTCGGACGACATCGTCGAGCTGCTGAAGATGGGCGAGGCGACGATGGACATGCCGGAACTGGAGCGACGAGAGGCGCTCATGGACGTCGGGATGGACAAAGACACTGCTCAAAACATAGAGCACATCTACGGGACGAACATCCTCATCGACGATACGAAGGGTATCCAGCACCTCAACGAGACGATGGAGCTCGTCATCGAAGGAATCGAAGAAGCGCTCGATGACGGACCGCTCGCAGCCGAGCCCGTTCAAGGTGCGCTCATTCGCCTCGAAGACGCTCGACTCCACGAAGACGCTATTCACCGCGGACCCGCACAGGTCATTCCCGCTGTTCGTCAGGCAGCCCACAACGCCCTCATCCGTGGGAAGATCTCGCTCCTCGAACCGATTCAGGACGTCCGTATTGACATTCCCAACGAACACATGGGATCTGCATCCGGCGAGATTCAGGGCCGACGTGGTCGTGTCGACGACATGTACCAAGAAGGCGACCTGATGGTCGTCGAAGGTGTCGCACCCGTGGATGAGATGATCGGCTTTGCGAGCGATATCCGCTCTGCAACGGAAGGCCGAGCCTCGTGGAACACCGAGAACGCAGGCTTCCAAGTTATGGCAGACAGTCTGCAGAGCGAAACGATCATGGAAATCCGAGAACGCAAAGGCATGAAGCTAGAGCTTCCACCGGGTGTGGAGTACTTCTAA
- the rpsJ gene encoding 30S ribosomal protein S10 codes for MQQARVRLAGTSPDDLDTICDDVRDIAEKTGVSLSGPVPLPTKKLGVPCRKSPDGEGTATWEHWEMRVHKRLIDIDADERALRQLMRIQVPNDVSIEIVLED; via the coding sequence ATGCAACAAGCACGCGTTCGGTTGGCGGGAACCAGCCCCGACGATCTGGACACCATCTGTGACGATGTCCGGGACATCGCAGAGAAGACCGGCGTCAGTCTGTCCGGCCCAGTGCCGCTCCCAACGAAAAAGCTCGGCGTTCCGTGTCGGAAGTCACCCGACGGCGAAGGCACGGCAACATGGGAACACTGGGAGATGCGCGTTCACAAACGGCTCATCGATATCGACGCCGACGAACGCGCGCTTCGACAGCTGATGCGGATTCAGGTCCCAAACGACGTCAGCATCGAGATCGTACTCGAAGACTGA